In Liquorilactobacillus nagelii DSM 13675, the following proteins share a genomic window:
- a CDS encoding PTS system mannose/fructose/sorbose family transporter subunit IID, translating to MAEKKIQLTKKDRLAVAWRSTFIQGSWNYERMQNGGWCYALIPALKKLYPKKEDRAAALKRHMEFFNTHPYLASPVIGVTLALEEDRANGAAVDDVAIQGVKVGMMGPLAGVGDPVFWYTVRPILGALGASLAISGNIVGPILFFVLWNIIRWAFMWYTQEFGYRAGSKITDDLSGGLLHDVTSLASMMGMFVLAALVQRWVSIKFIPVVSNVKLSSGAYIDWDKISMNHAGLLKAFTDYKAGLSLTQYKTTTLQNNLDSLIPGLAGLLLTFLCMWLLKKKVSPIIIILGLFVVGVVGHVIGLL from the coding sequence ATGGCAGAAAAGAAGATTCAACTAACAAAAAAGGATCGTTTAGCCGTTGCTTGGCGTTCTACCTTCATTCAAGGTTCTTGGAACTATGAACGTATGCAAAATGGTGGTTGGTGCTATGCTTTAATTCCAGCTTTGAAAAAGTTATATCCCAAAAAAGAAGATCGGGCGGCAGCTTTAAAACGTCATATGGAATTTTTCAATACCCATCCGTATTTAGCTTCACCAGTTATCGGTGTTACATTAGCTTTGGAAGAAGATCGAGCAAATGGGGCTGCAGTTGATGATGTAGCTATCCAAGGTGTTAAAGTTGGTATGATGGGACCTTTGGCTGGTGTTGGTGATCCAGTGTTCTGGTACACGGTTCGTCCAATCTTAGGTGCTTTAGGTGCTTCACTAGCAATTAGTGGAAATATTGTTGGACCAATTTTGTTCTTTGTTTTATGGAACATTATTCGTTGGGCATTTATGTGGTATACACAGGAATTTGGTTATCGCGCGGGTTCAAAGATCACTGATGACTTGTCTGGTGGTTTACTTCATGATGTAACTAGTTTAGCTTCGATGATGGGAATGTTTGTTTTAGCAGCTTTGGTACAACGTTGGGTATCAATTAAGTTTATACCAGTTGTTTCTAATGTTAAACTTAGTTCCGGTGCTTATATTGATTGGGACAAAATCTCAATGAATCATGCAGGACTTTTAAAGGCGTTTACAGATTATAAGGCTGGTTTGTCCTTAACCCAATATAAAACGACGACGCTGCAAAACAACTTAGATTCATTAATTCCTGGCTTAGCTGGTTTATTATTAACCTTCTTATGCATGTGGCTTTTAAAGAAGAAAGTTTCGCCGATTATCATTATTCTAGGACTTTTCGTAGTTGGTGTTGTAGGCCATGTTATTGGATTGCTTTAA